In the Candidatus Bathyarchaeota archaeon genome, GACCTTGCCGAATGGTTGCTCCAATCATAGAAGAACTAGCAAAAGAATACGCTGGCGAAATAGTCTTTGGCAAACTTGATGTGGATGAAAATCCCGAAACCGCCACACGATTCAGCATAATGGGCGTCCCAACTCTACTG is a window encoding:
- a CDS encoding thioredoxin family protein codes for the protein PCRMVAPIIEELAKEYAGEIVFGKLDVDENPETATRFSIMGVPTLLIMKNGTEADRIVGVAPKLLIQNKLKRYV